In Paenibacillus phoenicis, one genomic interval encodes:
- a CDS encoding group II intron maturase-specific domain-containing protein has protein sequence MAKAKKKLKELTSRSQGRNVRQVMENVKVYIRGWIGHFYVADMKRILQNWNEWLRRRMRMYIWKQWKKPKTRVQNLRKLGIPEWQAYPWGNTRLGYWRVAGSAILNRSVTNERLARAGYYDFPAQYERLRQLHSSG, from the coding sequence CTGGCCAAAGCGAAGAAGAAGCTAAAAGAGCTAACGAGTCGAAGCCAAGGCAGAAATGTACGGCAAGTCATGGAAAACGTAAAGGTCTACATTCGCGGCTGGATCGGCCATTTCTATGTAGCGGACATGAAGCGAATTCTGCAGAACTGGAATGAATGGCTGCGAAGACGGATGCGGATGTACATCTGGAAACAATGGAAGAAGCCGAAGACGAGGGTGCAAAACCTGCGAAAGCTGGGAATACCGGAGTGGCAGGCATACCCATGGGGAAACACTCGATTGGGCTATTGGCGTGTAGCCGGAAGCGCAATATTAAATCGCTCTGTAACAAACGAAAGGCTCGCACGAGCAGGGTATTATGACTTCCCTGCTCAATACGAGCGATTACGTCAATTGCACTCAAGCGGTTGA
- a CDS encoding amidohydrolase, whose protein sequence is MTGTLFINGRIQTLEQSGLSEKEADAIYVENGRIRAIGRTAELKLQLAGRAVRTVDWEGAVVLPGLTDSHMHLSMHGMKLAMLDFSGVTSKEEMLRLVRERAAVTPPGEWILGLNWDENRFVPAAAPTLEELDAASDRHPIFLTRTCFHAYLANSEAFRRAGITADTPDPEAGAYGRDEDGRLNGWVYEEASVPFTRAQPEPDYAAKKDAIRRAWLDALRLGLTAAHTEDLRFLGSIETMRRICRELREEGIAFRTHQLLYYPFLEEAEELGVRAGDGDDWLRIGAVKLFADGAIGGRTALLKQPYSDAPHTRGMAIHPEERLAEIVREARRQGFPIAVHAIGDGGADLTLRAMEAQPLISGSRLPDRLIHAQVLDAGLVQRMAALPLAADIQPRFVASDFPWVLERVGEGRTEYLYAWKKLLAAGIACAGGSDAPIEPLSPFLGLHAAVTRRAPEETHEGYLPEEKLTTAEALALFTRGSAQAAGEAEERGEIAVGKAGDFTVIDREIEGDPEQLLQVQVRMTIVNGEIGYRAP, encoded by the coding sequence GTGACAGGCACGTTATTTATCAACGGGAGAATCCAAACGTTGGAGCAGAGCGGACTCTCCGAGAAAGAAGCGGATGCGATATACGTGGAGAATGGGCGCATTCGCGCCATCGGGAGGACGGCAGAGCTCAAGCTGCAGCTGGCGGGCCGGGCGGTGCGTACCGTCGACTGGGAAGGGGCCGTGGTGCTCCCCGGCTTAACCGACTCGCATATGCACCTGTCCATGCACGGCATGAAGCTCGCCATGCTTGATTTCAGCGGCGTCACTTCGAAGGAGGAGATGCTGCGCCTCGTGCGGGAGCGCGCTGCCGTGACGCCGCCCGGCGAGTGGATTCTCGGCTTGAATTGGGACGAGAATCGGTTCGTGCCTGCCGCTGCGCCAACGCTGGAGGAGCTGGATGCGGCCAGCGACCGCCATCCGATCTTCCTGACGCGCACCTGCTTCCATGCGTATCTGGCCAACTCCGAGGCGTTTCGCCGCGCGGGGATTACGGCGGATACGCCGGATCCGGAAGCTGGCGCTTACGGCAGAGACGAGGACGGCCGCTTAAACGGCTGGGTGTATGAGGAGGCGTCGGTGCCGTTCACCCGGGCGCAGCCCGAACCGGACTACGCCGCGAAGAAGGACGCCATCCGCCGCGCCTGGCTCGACGCGCTGCGCCTTGGGCTCACAGCTGCCCATACCGAGGACCTGCGGTTTCTAGGCAGCATCGAGACGATGCGGCGGATTTGCCGCGAGCTGCGCGAGGAAGGGATCGCCTTCCGCACCCACCAGCTGCTGTACTATCCGTTCCTGGAGGAGGCGGAAGAGCTTGGGGTGCGGGCCGGCGACGGCGATGACTGGCTGCGCATCGGTGCGGTGAAGCTGTTCGCCGACGGAGCGATCGGCGGCCGCACCGCGCTGCTAAAGCAGCCGTACAGCGATGCGCCGCACACCCGGGGCATGGCGATCCATCCGGAGGAGCGGCTCGCCGAGATCGTGCGCGAGGCGCGGCGGCAGGGCTTCCCGATCGCCGTGCACGCGATCGGCGACGGCGGCGCCGATCTCACGCTGCGCGCGATGGAGGCGCAGCCGCTGATCTCCGGCAGCCGGCTCCCGGACCGGCTGATCCATGCGCAGGTGCTGGACGCCGGGCTCGTCCAGCGCATGGCCGCGCTGCCGCTCGCGGCGGATATCCAGCCGCGGTTCGTGGCCAGCGACTTCCCCTGGGTGCTGGAGCGGGTGGGGGAAGGGCGTACGGAGTACCTGTACGCCTGGAAGAAGCTGCTGGCGGCCGGAATCGCCTGCGCCGGCGGCAGCGACGCGCCAATTGAGCCGCTCAGCCCGTTCCTCGGGCTGCATGCGGCGGTGACCCGGCGGGCGCCGGAGGAGACGCACGAGGGCTATCTGCCCGAGGAGAAGCTGACGACGGCGGAGGCCTTGGCGCTCTTTACCCGCGGCAGTGCACAGGCCGCCGGGGAAGCGGAGGAGCGCGGGGAGATCGCCGTGGGGAAAGCCGGGGATTTTACGGTCATCGACCGGGAGATCGAAGGCGACCCCGAGCAGCTTCTCCAAGTCCAGGTGCGGATGACCATCGTCAACGGGGAGATCGGTTACCGGGCGCCATAG
- a CDS encoding methyl-accepting chemotaxis protein: MKLIQDMKIALKIRLLAYCLFAFLLIIGVVGLREISNVNDKLEELNNERLVPIVKLEELKSSMIAASTSANSYMNASDDEERASLKEEITATLTKIEASLSEYNDETDQATVSNVLTTYAAYTEALDNFLTTYQNGMTGPGGPGANAPATEEAAEAGAEAGDATGVAAGADPAAEPAGEPGGPPAEMTALDTAKAELIDAMDGWINEHINEARQTYEDSKAVYRSTWITMLILLAISAAVTVVLALFIIRAVVHPIEKVTAKLKEIADSNGDLTGRIGYRSKDELGVLSQSFDAFMAKLQTIIGEIIASSGTMYSASQLLSRATGETTASLENISATVQQIASGTSENAAVAEETSASLTDMARFSESTAIASKHTAEKSKIVGEAAANGAMKITEIEEAITDIESSTRLVTSTIRQLNDSSERIANMTELIAGISAQTNLLALNAAIEAARAGEAGRGFSVVADEIRKLADESRIAAQEIADVVADNQLKSAEAVASANEAAGKVQEGVEKAAEAKRSIDHILGSVQEIIGQIARIDEDNDRQAQSTREMEKAISSIAIATEEIAGGTEQISSSIQQQLATMNEIDGTADQLAAMAKKLQDMTSGFTV, translated from the coding sequence GTGAAACTCATCCAAGACATGAAGATTGCGCTAAAAATCCGCTTGCTGGCGTATTGCCTGTTTGCGTTTCTCCTTATCATCGGTGTCGTGGGTCTTCGGGAAATTTCCAACGTTAACGACAAGCTGGAGGAACTGAATAACGAACGGCTCGTGCCGATCGTGAAGCTGGAGGAGCTGAAATCGAGCATGATTGCGGCGAGCACCTCGGCCAACAGCTACATGAACGCCTCCGATGACGAAGAACGCGCTTCGCTGAAGGAGGAAATCACCGCAACCTTAACGAAGATCGAGGCAAGCTTGTCCGAATATAACGATGAAACTGACCAAGCGACTGTAAGCAATGTATTGACTACATACGCAGCATATACTGAGGCGTTGGACAACTTCCTGACGACGTACCAGAACGGCATGACCGGTCCAGGAGGCCCAGGGGCGAACGCGCCTGCAACGGAGGAGGCCGCTGAAGCGGGTGCTGAAGCAGGGGATGCAACAGGGGTTGCGGCGGGGGCAGACCCAGCCGCCGAACCGGCAGGGGAACCCGGCGGACCTCCAGCAGAAATGACCGCCTTGGATACGGCGAAAGCCGAATTGATCGACGCGATGGACGGCTGGATCAATGAACATATCAATGAAGCGCGGCAAACCTATGAAGACAGCAAAGCGGTCTACCGTTCCACCTGGATCACCATGTTGATCCTGCTGGCCATTTCCGCCGCCGTCACTGTCGTTCTGGCATTGTTTATTATTCGCGCCGTCGTCCATCCGATTGAAAAAGTAACCGCCAAGCTGAAGGAGATTGCCGACAGCAACGGCGATTTAACCGGGCGAATCGGTTATCGCAGCAAGGATGAGCTCGGCGTGCTCAGCCAAAGCTTTGACGCCTTTATGGCCAAGCTGCAAACGATCATCGGGGAAATCATCGCCTCCAGCGGCACGATGTATTCCGCCAGTCAGTTGCTGAGCCGGGCAACGGGAGAAACCACCGCTTCACTGGAAAACATCTCCGCCACGGTACAGCAGATCGCTTCCGGCACCTCGGAGAATGCCGCTGTCGCGGAGGAAACGTCCGCCAGCTTAACCGATATGGCCCGGTTCTCCGAATCCACGGCCATCGCCAGCAAACATACAGCGGAGAAGAGTAAAATCGTCGGCGAAGCCGCAGCCAACGGGGCGATGAAAATTACAGAGATCGAAGAGGCCATTACCGATATCGAGTCGTCAACCCGCCTCGTTACGTCAACGATCCGCCAGCTTAACGATTCATCCGAGCGCATCGCCAACATGACCGAGCTGATCGCCGGCATCTCTGCCCAAACCAATCTGCTGGCGCTGAATGCCGCGATTGAAGCGGCCCGCGCCGGGGAAGCCGGCAGAGGATTTTCCGTCGTGGCCGATGAAATTCGCAAGCTGGCCGATGAGAGTCGGATCGCCGCTCAAGAGATCGCCGATGTGGTTGCCGACAACCAGTTGAAGTCGGCGGAAGCCGTAGCCTCGGCCAATGAAGCGGCCGGCAAGGTGCAAGAAGGCGTGGAAAAAGCGGCGGAGGCAAAGCGCAGTATCGATCATATTCTGGGCAGCGTGCAAGAAATCATCGGCCAGATCGCCCGCATCGATGAGGATAACGATCGGCAGGCGCAGAGCACCCGGGAGATGGAGAAAGCGATCAGCAGCATCGCGATCGCGACCGAAGAGATCGCCGGAGGCACGGAGCAGATTAGTAGCAGCATCCAGCAGCAGCTCGCCACGATGAACGAAATCGACGGCACCGCCGACCAGCTGGCCGCGATGGCGAAGAAGCTGCAGGACATGACCTCCGGCTTCACGGTGTAA
- a CDS encoding sugar-binding protein has product MKDKKWLAGIMICIVVLVYLFIGFARYSGKIGSIVKELQGQPASGEPRYHIVLIEQERYHPYWEMVEKGAAEAAEKYGIDIEFTGPVRNNMEEQLNLLEKAIAARVDAIIVQGLNEERFTPVIDKAVRRGIPVVTIDTDAPNSQRLTYVGTDNLAAGERLGRLVVETTGGIGKIGVIIGSDQAANQLQRLDGLKKIVAEHEGLEIVDVRSSNISHMEAIQQAANMLRNHPEITIMVGTSATDALGMLQAAKNRDDLTIIGFDNQKETLEAIRKGEIEATVAQQPFLMGETAVRLLYEHFGGQPLKKAYFTEVKVLNAHNVEEGESL; this is encoded by the coding sequence ATGAAGGACAAGAAATGGCTGGCGGGCATCATGATCTGCATCGTGGTTTTGGTCTATTTGTTTATCGGCTTTGCCAGGTACTCGGGGAAAATCGGCAGCATTGTCAAGGAGCTGCAAGGGCAGCCCGCGAGCGGAGAGCCACGCTATCATATCGTGCTGATCGAGCAAGAGCGCTACCATCCCTATTGGGAAATGGTGGAGAAAGGTGCAGCGGAGGCGGCGGAGAAGTATGGAATCGACATCGAGTTCACGGGGCCGGTGCGCAACAACATGGAAGAGCAACTGAACCTGCTGGAAAAAGCGATCGCCGCCCGCGTCGACGCGATTATCGTGCAGGGGCTCAATGAAGAGCGGTTTACGCCGGTCATCGATAAGGCGGTACGCCGTGGCATCCCCGTCGTGACCATCGACACCGACGCGCCAAACAGCCAGCGGCTGACTTATGTCGGCACTGACAATTTAGCCGCGGGCGAGCGCCTGGGTCGCCTTGTCGTGGAGACGACTGGCGGGATTGGCAAGATCGGCGTGATCATCGGCAGCGATCAGGCCGCCAACCAGCTGCAGCGGCTGGACGGGCTGAAGAAAATCGTCGCCGAACACGAGGGGCTGGAGATCGTGGACGTTCGCAGCTCGAACATCTCCCACATGGAGGCGATCCAGCAGGCGGCCAACATGCTCCGGAACCATCCGGAGATCACCATTATGGTCGGCACCAGTGCAACCGATGCGCTTGGCATGCTGCAGGCGGCCAAAAACCGCGACGACCTGACGATTATCGGCTTCGACAATCAGAAGGAAACGCTGGAGGCGATTCGCAAGGGGGAGATCGAAGCGACGGTTGCGCAGCAGCCTTTTTTGATGGGGGAAACGGCCGTTCGGCTCCTTTATGAGCACTTTGGGGGACAACCGCTGAAGAAGGCTTACTTCACGGAAGTGAAGGTGCTGAATGCGCACAATGTGGAGGAGGGCGAGAGTTTATGA
- a CDS encoding alpha/beta fold hydrolase, producing MPVIDKPLDELRKYKGMNPKLPDFDAYWEVALREMRAVDPQVRLEKAEYQLPGVECYHLYFTGVKGARIHAQYVRPAKSDGPAPAVILFHGYSGNAGDWTEKLGYASLGFHVFAMDCRGQGGKSEDVGGTIGNTLQGHIIRGVDGDPQNMLFRHIFLDAVQLTGIAMDMPEIDENRVGVTGWSQGGGITLACAALEPRVRRAAPVYPFLSDYRRVWEMDLAKNAYEELRLYFRRFDPQHEREEELFAKLGYIDVHHLASRIQAEVLMGVGLMDEICPPSTQFAAYNAITSPKKLEIYPDFGHEGLPGMHDKIVQFMLGM from the coding sequence ATGCCGGTTATCGACAAGCCTTTGGACGAGTTACGCAAGTACAAAGGAATGAACCCGAAGCTGCCGGATTTCGACGCTTATTGGGAGGTCGCGCTGCGGGAAATGCGCGCGGTTGATCCGCAGGTGCGATTGGAAAAGGCCGAATATCAGCTGCCGGGTGTGGAATGTTATCATCTTTATTTTACCGGGGTAAAGGGAGCCCGCATCCATGCGCAATACGTGCGTCCGGCTAAATCGGATGGCCCGGCGCCGGCCGTGATCCTGTTCCACGGTTATTCCGGGAATGCCGGGGACTGGACCGAGAAGCTGGGGTACGCCTCGCTGGGCTTCCATGTCTTTGCGATGGACTGCCGCGGCCAAGGCGGCAAATCGGAGGATGTCGGCGGAACGATCGGCAATACGCTGCAAGGCCACATCATCCGCGGGGTAGACGGGGATCCGCAAAATATGTTGTTCCGCCATATTTTCCTGGATGCCGTGCAATTGACGGGGATCGCGATGGATATGCCGGAGATCGACGAGAATCGCGTTGGCGTTACCGGTTGGTCGCAAGGCGGCGGGATCACGTTAGCTTGCGCAGCGCTGGAGCCGCGGGTTCGCCGGGCTGCTCCAGTTTATCCGTTCCTCTCCGATTACCGCCGGGTATGGGAGATGGATTTGGCCAAAAACGCATACGAGGAGCTGCGTTTGTATTTCCGCCGCTTCGATCCGCAGCATGAGCGGGAGGAGGAGCTGTTTGCCAAGCTAGGCTACATTGACGTGCACCATCTGGCCAGCCGCATTCAAGCCGAAGTGCTGATGGGCGTTGGATTGATGGACGAGATTTGCCCGCCGTCCACGCAATTTGCCGCATACAACGCGATTACTTCGCCGAAGAAGCTGGAAATCTACCCGGATTTCGGTCATGAAGGGCTGCCGGGAATGCACGATAAGATCGTTCAGTTTATGCTTGGGATGTAA
- a CDS encoding IS91 family transposase has translation METNILKRIFFDERGHWDRFVAKHGGKLRANVRKEVEKFRRCGDPRNGFKLMVCEGCHDLWLVPYRCKGRFCTTCSCGETEEWARLLEQDVFQVNHRHVVFTIDEGLREIFLLHRAKLLKEFMDEAVRLVKEHFEKKHKVTPGIVAGLHTFGARLNFNPHVHMLVTMGGMKKTGEWKTYDFIPFEMLRKQWQTVVLKLIRRKLSEQEKKQVQSRLQKAYCENGEGFYVHAPKQKGNVKQQLGYIGRYMRRPAIAVSRIEAYDGEKVTFRYRDKNDGEEKTETISVEEFMGRLVRHIPDENFKTIRYYGVYSRRIKSLCKKLVSEWQKAARRWIVKAKRILKRRTWSERIKEQTGKPPCCPKCESYYEYKGEACLEDGKLKVKYAVCSTSKACLERMIRDVAGVKETKGSEEKEKAAKRAA, from the coding sequence ATGGAGACGAACATTTTGAAACGAATCTTCTTTGATGAGCGAGGGCACTGGGATCGGTTTGTGGCAAAACATGGTGGCAAGCTGCGTGCCAATGTGCGGAAGGAAGTAGAGAAGTTCCGTCGATGCGGGGATCCCAGAAACGGTTTTAAGCTGATGGTATGTGAAGGATGTCATGACCTATGGCTCGTTCCGTATCGTTGTAAAGGAAGATTCTGTACGACCTGTTCATGCGGAGAAACAGAGGAATGGGCACGTCTCCTGGAACAAGATGTATTCCAAGTCAACCACCGCCATGTCGTCTTCACGATCGACGAAGGATTACGGGAAATCTTTCTGCTCCATCGGGCAAAATTACTCAAAGAATTTATGGATGAAGCGGTACGCTTAGTCAAAGAACATTTTGAGAAGAAACATAAGGTAACTCCCGGAATCGTAGCCGGGTTGCATACGTTTGGGGCACGGCTTAACTTCAATCCTCATGTACATATGCTTGTAACGATGGGAGGAATGAAGAAGACCGGCGAGTGGAAAACATACGATTTTATTCCGTTCGAGATGCTGCGTAAGCAATGGCAGACGGTTGTTTTGAAGCTGATTCGTCGAAAGTTAAGTGAACAAGAGAAAAAGCAAGTGCAGTCCCGTTTGCAAAAAGCTTACTGCGAGAACGGAGAAGGCTTTTATGTGCATGCTCCGAAACAGAAAGGGAACGTCAAGCAGCAACTCGGGTATATCGGGCGATACATGAGAAGACCAGCGATAGCGGTTAGCCGGATCGAAGCGTATGACGGAGAAAAGGTGACATTTCGTTACCGGGATAAGAATGACGGGGAAGAGAAGACCGAGACGATTTCGGTAGAAGAATTTATGGGTAGACTTGTGCGGCATATTCCGGATGAAAACTTCAAAACGATCCGTTACTACGGGGTTTATTCGCGGCGGATCAAGAGCCTGTGCAAGAAGTTAGTCAGTGAGTGGCAAAAAGCCGCGAGAAGATGGATTGTCAAGGCAAAGCGGATATTAAAACGCAGAACGTGGAGTGAACGGATCAAGGAGCAGACGGGGAAGCCGCCATGTTGCCCAAAATGCGAAAGTTATTACGAATACAAGGGAGAAGCCTGCCTTGAGGATGGGAAGTTGAAGGTGAAGTACGCGGTGTGCTCCACCTCAAAGGCATGTCTGGAGAGGATGATTCGGGATGTCGCCGGTGTCAAAGAAACGAAAGGTAGCGAAGAAAAAGAAAAAGCCGCAAAGCGGGCTGCATAG
- a CDS encoding reverse transcriptase domain-containing protein: MEVIRYADDIVVLAKSKRAAIRLLESSRKYLEQKLKLQMNTQKSKVVSVLAQRHFKFLGFALGKNGDGVYIRVHR, translated from the coding sequence GTGGAGGTGATCCGCTATGCCGATGACATCGTGGTGCTAGCAAAGAGTAAGCGAGCAGCCATACGACTGCTGGAATCCAGCCGGAAGTATCTGGAACAGAAGCTAAAGCTCCAAATGAATACGCAGAAGAGCAAGGTCGTTAGCGTCTTAGCGCAAAGGCACTTCAAATTCCTCGGATTTGCTTTGGGAAAGAACGGAGACGGCGTATACATACGCGTACATCGTTAA
- a CDS encoding Gfo/Idh/MocA family protein — protein MRFATIGTNWITERFIQAALETEQFALTAVYSRTEEKGREFAAKFGDPQVYTDLKALAASSDVDAVYIASPNSFHAEQAILMMDHGKHVLCEKPMASNAAEVRRMIEAARRNDVLLMEALKSTLMPNFRAVQDNLYKIGQVRRYFSSYCQYSSRYDAFKQGKVMNAFNPAFSSGALMDLGIYCIYPMVTLFGKPESVQASAIMLSSGVDGEGSLVVRYPEMDGVIMYSKITDSYLPTEIQGEYGTIVIDRINQPYEVKILYRDGTTEELTCFQPQESMYYEALEFIELILSGKRESQINTHARSLAVAELMEEARRQFGLRFAADEA, from the coding sequence ATACGTTTCGCCACGATTGGAACGAACTGGATTACGGAACGTTTTATTCAGGCAGCACTGGAAACGGAGCAATTTGCCTTAACGGCGGTTTACTCCCGGACCGAGGAGAAGGGCAGAGAGTTTGCTGCCAAGTTTGGCGATCCGCAGGTCTATACGGATTTGAAAGCCTTAGCGGCCAGCTCTGACGTCGATGCCGTTTACATCGCCAGCCCGAATTCATTTCATGCGGAGCAGGCCATCTTGATGATGGACCACGGCAAGCATGTGTTATGCGAGAAGCCGATGGCGTCCAATGCGGCAGAGGTTCGCCGGATGATCGAAGCGGCGCGTCGCAACGACGTGCTGTTAATGGAGGCGCTGAAATCGACGCTGATGCCGAACTTCCGGGCCGTTCAGGATAATTTGTACAAAATCGGCCAGGTGCGGCGTTATTTTTCAAGCTACTGCCAGTATTCTTCGCGGTATGACGCCTTTAAGCAGGGCAAGGTGATGAATGCCTTTAATCCTGCGTTTTCCAGCGGGGCTTTGATGGACCTCGGCATTTATTGTATCTATCCGATGGTGACGTTGTTCGGGAAACCGGAATCCGTGCAGGCTTCGGCGATCATGCTGTCTTCAGGCGTAGACGGGGAAGGCAGTCTCGTTGTGCGTTATCCGGAGATGGACGGCGTGATTATGTATTCCAAAATTACCGACTCCTATTTGCCAACGGAAATCCAGGGGGAATACGGAACGATCGTGATCGATCGAATCAACCAGCCGTATGAGGTCAAAATCCTGTACCGTGACGGCACAACCGAGGAGCTGACCTGCTTCCAGCCGCAGGAGTCGATGTACTACGAGGCGCTGGAGTTCATTGAGCTGATTCTCAGCGGCAAGCGGGAGAGCCAGATCAATACGCATGCCCGTTCGCTGGCTGTCGCCGAGCTGATGGAGGAAGCCAGACGCCAGTTTGGCCTGCGGTTCGCAGCGGACGAGGCATAA
- a CDS encoding SGNH/GDSL hydrolase family protein — MINDSKFFSKNEIKYMVSGDSISKGVIYDEQRHKYVVLENNYVSLLQQKLKGAVHNTARFGNTLMKGLTNLKRDVEKDKPHIVLIEYGGNDCDFNWNEIAEHPDAEHHPKTDFSLFEKMLTEAIQFVKSQNIVPVLMSLPPLNADNYFKWVSRNDPEAEKNILKWLGSVTKIYWWQERYNSTILKVSEMTKTKMIDVRGAFLEHPDYTKFLCSDGIHPNEDGHRIICDKVLEFVRNNYRFLLREGSGGLALE; from the coding sequence GTGATTAACGACAGCAAGTTTTTTTCCAAAAATGAAATCAAGTATATGGTCAGTGGAGACTCCATTTCCAAAGGCGTCATCTATGATGAACAACGTCATAAGTACGTCGTCTTGGAGAACAATTATGTTTCACTGCTGCAGCAGAAGCTGAAGGGTGCGGTTCATAATACCGCGCGGTTTGGTAACACGTTAATGAAGGGGCTCACGAACCTCAAGAGGGACGTGGAGAAAGATAAACCCCACATCGTCTTAATCGAGTATGGAGGCAATGACTGTGATTTCAACTGGAACGAAATTGCTGAGCATCCCGATGCAGAACACCACCCGAAAACCGACTTTTCCTTATTCGAAAAAATGCTGACCGAAGCGATCCAATTCGTTAAGAGTCAGAACATTGTCCCGGTCCTGATGAGCTTGCCGCCGCTCAACGCCGACAATTACTTCAAATGGGTCAGCCGCAACGACCCGGAAGCGGAGAAGAATATCCTGAAATGGCTGGGGAGCGTCACAAAGATTTATTGGTGGCAGGAACGGTACAATTCAACGATTCTGAAAGTATCGGAAATGACCAAGACCAAAATGATCGACGTGCGCGGCGCATTTCTGGAGCACCCCGATTACACGAAGTTCCTCTGCTCAGACGGTATCCATCCGAACGAAGACGGTCACCGGATCATCTGCGATAAGGTGCTGGAGTTCGTCCGCAATAACTACCGGTTCTTGCTGCGGGAAGGAAGCGGCGGATTGGCGTTGGAATAG
- a CDS encoding CYTH domain-containing protein — MSLEIERKFLLPAYPEQLIREGALVVRSEHAIDQTYLALHEDQELRVRRIEDLRTGEIQYTHTFKRGFGLSREEVEVSISEGLYEQIIAIHQAIPLTKRRVTAEWDKRTVEIDVYDQIDFIVLEVEFSSEEEARSFEPPAWFGPDISTSKEYSNKKVWRDLQARKKET, encoded by the coding sequence TTGTCGCTGGAAATTGAACGCAAGTTTCTGTTACCGGCGTATCCGGAGCAACTGATTCGGGAGGGAGCGCTGGTGGTTCGGTCGGAACATGCGATCGACCAGACGTATCTAGCCCTGCATGAGGATCAGGAGCTGCGGGTTCGCAGGATCGAGGATTTGCGTACCGGAGAGATTCAATATACGCATACCTTCAAAAGAGGGTTTGGCCTGTCCCGCGAAGAAGTGGAAGTGTCCATTTCGGAGGGGCTGTATGAGCAGATTATCGCGATTCATCAGGCGATCCCTTTGACCAAACGACGGGTGACTGCCGAATGGGACAAGCGTACAGTAGAGATCGACGTTTACGACCAGATCGATTTTATCGTGCTCGAAGTGGAGTTTAGCTCGGAGGAAGAGGCGCGGTCCTTTGAGCCGCCGGCCTGGTTTGGCCCGGACATCAGCACCAGCAAGGAATACAGCAACAAGAAGGTATGGCGCGATTTACAAGCCCGCAAAAAAGAGACCTGA